CTCTGTGTAGCGTAGCGCTTCGTGGTCGGCTTTGCTTTAAAGTCAAAAGCGTATTAACCACGAAGGGTCGAGAAGGTAAGGTCAAAAGCATAAATTCACTTTTAAAGGTTTTCTTCGTGTCCTTCGCGTAGCGCCTCGTGGTTGCTTAAGATCTTTAAAATCAAAAGCTTATTTACCACGAAGGCACAAGGGTAGAGAAGGTTAGGTCAAAAGCGTTATTTAATAAGAGTATTCGTTTGTTTTGGTTTTTCTTCGTGTTCTCTGTGTAGCGTAGCGCTTCGTGGCCGACTGTGTTTTAAAGTCAAAAGCGTATTAACCACGAAGGCACGAAGGGTGGAGAAGTTAAGGTCAAAAGCATAAATTCACTTTTAAAGGTTTTCTTCGTGTCCTTCGTGTAGCGAAGCGCTTCGTGGTTGATTAATTTATTTAAAATCAAAAGCTGATTAACCACGAAGGCACGAAGGGTGGAGAAGGTTAGGTCAAAAGCAGATATTCATTTTAAAGGCTTTCTTCGTGTCCTTCGTGAAGCGCCGCGCTTCGTGGTTATTTATGTTTTTAAAATCAAAACCCGATTAACCACGAAGGCACGAAGGATAAAGAAGGTTAGATCAAAAGCTTTATTTAATAAGAATATTTGTTTATTTGGTTTTTCTTCGTGTCCTTCGTGTAGCGCAGCGCTTCGTGGTTGATTAAGTTCTTTAATACCAAAAGCGGTTTAACCATGAAGGCACGAAGGGCAGAGAGGGTTAGGTCAAAAGCAAAAAGCATTAAAACTAAACAACCTTATTAGTTGGGCTTGATTTTCTTCGTGTCCTTTGTGTAGCGCAGCGCTTCGTGGTTATTTATGTTTTTAAAATCAAAAGCTGATTAACCACGAAGGCACGAAGGATAAAGAAGGTTAGATCAAAAGCGTTATTTAATAAGAGTATTCGTTTGTTTTGGTTTTTCTTCATGTCCTTCGTGTAGCGCTTCGTGGTCGACTGTGTTTTTAAAGTCAAAAGCTGATTAACCACGAAGGCACGAAGGATAAAGAAAGTTAGATCAAAAGCTTTATTTAATAAGAGTATTCGTTTGTTTTGGTTTTTCTTCATGTCCTTCGTGTAGCGCTTCGTGGTTGATTAAGTTCTTTAAAACCAAAAGCAGTTTAACCACGACTACACGAAGGATAGAGAAGGTAAAGCCAAAAAAAGACATTCATTGTTAAACATTTTTTCATGTAGAACTGTGTTGATTACTTAAATTTTTTCCAACAAAAAAGGCTAACCCATTTTCACAGGTTAGCCTTTTTTATATTGCCGTTTCTATTAACAGAAACGACAGGAATCAGTATTACTCTTCGTCGTAATCGAAGTCATCATCTTCATCACTTTCTGCTGCAGCTAACGCTAGTGCGCGAGATTCAGCTCTTTTAGCTAAGAATGCTGCATTTGAAGCTTCTTTTGTTGCTGCTGCTTTTTCAGCTAACGCATTACGTTCAGTACGACGTTCTGATTTACGTGCGTTTGCTTGTTTTTGTTTCTCTAAAAAGCCTGCTAATTCAGCTGTAGCCCATTCAATGGCTAACGCTTCAGTGACAAAACCATCTTGTTTTTTTGAAACACTGCTTCTACGAGCACTAACACGACGGGTGATTTCTGCACTCCAGGTATTAGCGTCCTGTTTGATTTGGTAATCGAACTTTTTTTGTTGAGTCATGAGCTATTCCTAGTTTAGACGTTGTTTATTTTAGGCGCGCGATAATAACACAGATTAACTGGTTTATTGATAGCTTTATTTGTTGTTCATTTTAGCCCATTGAAATCCGTCATTACTTTTAATAACAGAGGGTTTTTTAGGCTTTTTTTCAATCGGTGCGTTTTGCGTATTATCCTGAGCTGCTAATATGCTACGTATTAGCTTTGTTGTTTCTGGATGTTTACTGCAAAAAGTCTTTAAATATAAAATCTCAACGCGGCTTCTCGCCCAAGGTGTTTGACGTAAAAATTTCAAACACGATTTTTGAGTTGGATTGTTTAAAAAGCATTTAATACCTAACTTGTCACCCATCTCTTTCCATGAATGTTTAGTTTGCAGGTCAGTCAGTATTTGTGCCAGTTTGATGCCGTATAAAGGGTCATTTGTTTGCATGTTTATGTGTCTTATTTAGATCGTGTTAGTTCGTGTCGTTATTAATGCGGTTACTATTACATTATTTACAGTGCAAGCTTACAGCAACTTAAAATTAATGTTTACTTAAATGAAAGTATCAAGGCATTTTCAGTGTTTTAATACGCTATTTTAAACTGAATGTGTTCACTTATGGTGATTGAAAACATATCATGTGCTTGAAACTGATACATAGAGGTAGTGATGGCTTATATTCCAAGTAATTATAAAAGTTTAGAACACGATTATCGTGATAAAGCATTAAAGTTATTTCCCTGGGTTTGTGGGAAATGTACTCGTGAGTTTGTTTACTCAAACCTTAAAGAGCTAACGGTACATCATATGGATCACGACCATAGTAATAACCCTTCTGATGGCAGTAATTGGGAGTTGTTATGTATTTATTGTCATGACCACGAACATGATAAATATACGCAAGCTGACTTGTACGGTAGCCATGTTGAAGCGGGAGATGAGAACGTAGCGACGGCGACTTATAATCCATTTGCTGATCTACTCTCTAAAATGAAAAAGTAGTCACCTCCATTAGAGAAATAAAGTTAACTTCACTTCATTTGTAACTTAACTTATAAACAGTGCAATATTGATGTCTATTAATATTGCATGATTATTTCACTTCAATATTACTTCACTCATGACTCTTAAATTTTCAATCAAATTATTCCTTATTTATTATGTGTCATACAAAATCGTTCAAGATCCTTCTTATAATCTGTCTATTTTTATTTTGCTTAAATTTCAAACAAATTTTAAATTTTTAATTAACATTAATATTATTAATGAGTTAGAAAATATTAAATCTTAAATTTTTTAGATAATAGAAGCGTTAAATTATTTACTTTTTTTGTCGCAGTGCTAGGTTAGTCAACTAGTCTGACTCTCTAGAATGGGAATCTAATTACCCATTAGGTTATTTAATTTAAGGAAAGGTTTTATGCAGGAAGTAATTGATTTTTTGAACAGTATTATATGGAGTCCAGCACTCATTTATTTGTGCTTAGCTGCCGGGTTATTCTATTCAATTCAAACTAAATTTGTACAGGTACGTCTGTTTAAAGAAATGTACACATTGTTGTTATCGGGTAAAAATTCAAAGCACGGTATTTCATCGTTTCAAGCTTTATCTGTTTCATTATCTGGCCGTGTAGGAACCGGTAATATAGCGGGGGTTGCTGCTGCGATCGGTTTTGGTGGTCCTGGAGCTGTATTTTGGATGTGGATGGTTGCCTTTTTAGGTGCTGCCACTGCTTACATTGAATCAACGTTAGCGCAAATTTATAAAGAAGTCGATCAAGGCCAATATCGTGGTGGTCCAGCTTACTATCTTGAGAAAGTCACCGGTCAACGTTGGTATGCGGTCACCTTTGCCATCGCAACTATCGGAGCCTGTGGGTTTCTATTACCGGGTATTCAATCTAATAGTATTGGTAACGGAGTCGAATTAGCGTTTGGCACTGGGATGTTAATTGAAACAGGCATGGGCATAGTGAGTGAAGCTAAAATAATGACAGGTCTGCTAATTGTTTTAATGCTGGCTTTCATTATCTTTGGTGGCGTTAAACGTATCGCAAACTTTACGCAAGTGGTTGTGCCTTTTATGGCCTTTGCTTATGTATTGGTTGTTTTTGTTATTATTGCCTTAAATATTACAGAACTACCGTCTGTATTTATGATGATTATTGGTGATGCATTTAGCCCAATGGCGGGTATCGGTGCTGCTATTGGTTGGGGGGTTAAACGTGGTGTTTACTCTAATGAAGCAGGTCAAGGTACTGGTCCACACGCTGCCGCGGCGGCCGAAGTTGAACATCCAGCACAACAAGGGTTAGTTCAAGCATTTTCAGTTTACATTGATACGTTATTAGTTTGTTCTGCAACGGCGTTTGTCATTTTAATTACCGGAGCTTACAACGTTCATGGGCTAGGGGATTCCTTCTTAGTACAAAACGTGGCAGCTGAAATGGCGGCAAATGGTCCTGCATTTACACAACTAGCTGTTGAAAAAGTATTACCGGGTATCGGAAAGCCATTTATTGCAATGGCATTGTTCTTCTTCTCTTTTACGACTATTTTAGCGTATTACTATATTGCTGAAACCAACGTCGCTTATTTACGTCGTACCTTAAAATTGCCTGATTTTACGTTCATTTTAAAAGTCGTGCTAATCACTGCTGCTTTTTATGGCACAGTTAAAACCGCTAATTTAGCGTGGGGTCTAGGCGATGTTGGTGTTGGTTTAATGGCTTGGTTAAATATTGTTGGCTTATTGATTATTTTTTTCATGGGTAAACCTGCGATTAAAGCCTTAAAAGATTACGAACTACAACGAAAATCATCTCCAGAAGAGTACAGCTTTGATCCTCTTAAACTAGGTATTAAAGAAGCGACTTTCTGGGAGAAAAGATTAGAAAAGAATAAAGCAAAATAACCATGTTTAACCGTAATGTTAACTGTAGCAGTAGTTTTACTTTTAATAAGTAAGGCTTTGCGGTTTAATTTCTTGGTTTAGTAAAAAGCACCATTTAGTTTCGTGACTTAATGGTGCTTTTTTGTTTTATAGAGAAGTTAATAAAGTCTAAATTATTGAGCATAGATTACTTAGCATAAATCAAAAACAGCTTATACCAATCTGGATAAGTAAATGGTCTATTTAGGCGTTAGGGAAAATGGATGATAGCAAGGAGTTGATTGCAGTAACTAGTTATTCTCATTACAAAATCAACAACGAAGCTAGGATTCATTTTAACAAGCATAAATGACTAGATAATTACTTAGATTGGTATTATTGATTAGGTGAACGACAACCGTTGAATATTAAAACGCAGAGCATTAAACTGAGTCTAAGCTACTTACATTATCAGAATAGGGTAAAAAAATTATGGATAACGCACAACAAGTTGAATTAGAAGCCGCTGCATTTCGCCGTTTATTAAAACATTTGGATAGCCGCAAAGATGTGCAAAATATAGAGTTAATGAATACGTCAGGATTTTGTCGTAATTGTTTGTCTAAATGGATGTTAGCTGAAGCGGAACAACGTGATATTGACATGACGCATGATCAAGCGCGTGAACATGTTTATGGTATGCCATACAGCGAGTGGAAGGCTAATCATCAATTACCAGCAACGCCTGAACAGATGGCTAAGTTTGAACAATTAAACCCTAAGAAATAATTCATTACCAAAGATTGGTTGATTGATTTTTTTAAAAGCAAAAGCTAATTAACCACGAAGGTATGAAAGGTAGAAAAGATTAGGTCAAAAGCTAATTAACCACGAAGGCACGAAGGGTGAAGAAGGTTAAATCAAAAGCTTAAAAAAATATTAATGATGTTTTTTCTTCGTGTCCTTCGTGTAGTCCAGCGCTTCGTGGTTGATTGGGTTTTTTAAAATCAAAAGCCGATTAACCACGAAGATATGAAGGGTGGGGAAGGTTAGGCAAAAAGCGTTAAAACTAAACAACCTTATTGGTTGGGTTTGATTTTCTTCGTGTAGCGCAGCGCTTCGTGGTTGATTGAATTTTTTAAAATCAAAAGCCAATTAATCACGAAGGTAGGAAGAGTAGAGAAGATTAGATAAAAAGCTTTATTGAATAAGAGTATTAGTTTGTTTTGGTTTGCTTTCGTGCCCTTCGTGGTTGCTTAGTTTTTTAAAAGCAAAAGCCGATTAACCACGAAGATATGAAGGGTGGAGAAGGTTAGGTCAAAAGCCTTATTTAAGGTTTTTATTGGTTTTCCTTCGTGCTCTTCGTGTAGCGCAGCGCTTCGTGGTCGACTGTGTTTTTAAAGTCAAAAGCTGATTAATCACGAAGGCACGAAGGGTAGAGAAGGTTAAGTCAAAAGCATTATTTAAGGTTTTTATTGGTTTTCCTTCGTGCTCTTCGTGTAGCGCAGCGCTTCTTGGTTGATTGAGTTTTTAAAGTCAAATACAAAACATGTTTTTGAGTGTGTGCCGATAGGCTAGTGTCACGAGCGGAAGATCTCTGCGATTCCTTTTTACAAGCTTAGTAAAATTAACACAATTAAACGATACATCTTCTAAGGGGCGCTGGCTTTAGCCTGCTTTTTTGATTGTGTTGTTAGTTATCAAATAATGGCTGTTCGTTCGCTTTGGTCATTGAGTCCAATCGTTGTATGCGATGGGCCGCATACTGGCAGGCTGAAGCTAGCGCCCCTTAAATTAGACTCTGTCTAATAACTACCACTTACTTATTTTGATTGTGTTGTTCATTTTACTCATTGAATCCAATCGTTGTATGCGATGGCTCGCATACTGGCAGGCTGAAGCCAGCGCCCCTTAAATTAGACTCTGTCTGATAGCTACAACGACTCGCTCTTTTGTGGGTTTAGTATTAATGAGTCGTTTGTTTATTCTTTATCTAATAACAATTGCCATAACGCTTCATAATTCACCATATTAAGGTGTTTTCTAGTCGCTTGGTGCTTTAGTTTATCTTGCTCATTGTTATAAGGGCCAGTCGCACATAATTGGCAATACAGTTCACCTTGATATAAAGCCTCGTTTAATTGCGCTTTGAGCTGATGCTCTTTGTTATCACTCCACACATAGGTGATGCCTTTAGTGTCTTTAACATGTTTATCTCGGTCAACATTTCGCACCTTATAACCTGGGAACGCGTTAATATCGAAATCATGCCAGCCTAAATAGTCAATATCTGTATTTCTATGTAGCGCATTTTCAATATTCCATTCTTTATAAGGCTTCACATCTTTAGAAGTGATATAGCATAAACGTGCACCGTTTGGGTCTAAAAAATGCTTAAAAGAATGAATTAAAAAGTAACGTAACAATTGACGATTTAACGTATTGATATGGACTTCTTTGCATTTCTCTTGAAACTCAGCCTGTGATTTAAAAGCAGGAATAAGTGGAAATTGAAAGATAACGACATCAAAGCTGTGCTTCTCTAGTTGTGACCAAGAGTCTGGGTTGGTTACATCAAATTCACACAAAACAGGGCAGTTTTGTTTTAATAAGGTTTGATAATCATTGTGCG
Above is a genomic segment from Psychromonas sp. L1A2 containing:
- a CDS encoding DUF3622 domain-containing protein is translated as MTQQKKFDYQIKQDANTWSAEITRRVSARRSSVSKKQDGFVTEALAIEWATAELAGFLEKQKQANARKSERRTERNALAEKAAATKEASNAAFLAKRAESRALALAAAESDEDDDFDYDEE
- a CDS encoding VF530 family DNA-binding protein, with product MQTNDPLYGIKLAQILTDLQTKHSWKEMGDKLGIKCFLNNPTQKSCLKFLRQTPWARSRVEILYLKTFCSKHPETTKLIRSILAAQDNTQNAPIEKKPKKPSVIKSNDGFQWAKMNNK
- a CDS encoding YajD family HNH nuclease; amino-acid sequence: MAYIPSNYKSLEHDYRDKALKLFPWVCGKCTREFVYSNLKELTVHHMDHDHSNNPSDGSNWELLCIYCHDHEHDKYTQADLYGSHVEAGDENVATATYNPFADLLSKMKK
- a CDS encoding alanine/glycine:cation symporter family protein translates to MQEVIDFLNSIIWSPALIYLCLAAGLFYSIQTKFVQVRLFKEMYTLLLSGKNSKHGISSFQALSVSLSGRVGTGNIAGVAAAIGFGGPGAVFWMWMVAFLGAATAYIESTLAQIYKEVDQGQYRGGPAYYLEKVTGQRWYAVTFAIATIGACGFLLPGIQSNSIGNGVELAFGTGMLIETGMGIVSEAKIMTGLLIVLMLAFIIFGGVKRIANFTQVVVPFMAFAYVLVVFVIIALNITELPSVFMMIIGDAFSPMAGIGAAIGWGVKRGVYSNEAGQGTGPHAAAAAEVEHPAQQGLVQAFSVYIDTLLVCSATAFVILITGAYNVHGLGDSFLVQNVAAEMAANGPAFTQLAVEKVLPGIGKPFIAMALFFFSFTTILAYYYIAETNVAYLRRTLKLPDFTFILKVVLITAAFYGTVKTANLAWGLGDVGVGLMAWLNIVGLLIIFFMGKPAIKALKDYELQRKSSPEEYSFDPLKLGIKEATFWEKRLEKNKAK
- a CDS encoding DUF1244 domain-containing protein, which codes for MDNAQQVELEAAAFRRLLKHLDSRKDVQNIELMNTSGFCRNCLSKWMLAEAEQRDIDMTHDQAREHVYGMPYSEWKANHQLPATPEQMAKFEQLNPKK
- a CDS encoding class I SAM-dependent methyltransferase, which gives rise to MIIDKTWRVLTVGDGDLSFSASLLTHHQPASLTATVLDTSEVLLSKYAHNDYQTLLKQNCPVLCEFDVTNPDSWSQLEKHSFDVVIFQFPLIPAFKSQAEFQEKCKEVHINTLNRQLLRYFLIHSFKHFLDPNGARLCYITSKDVKPYKEWNIENALHRNTDIDYLGWHDFDINAFPGYKVRNVDRDKHVKDTKGITYVWSDNKEHQLKAQLNEALYQGELYCQLCATGPYNNEQDKLKHQATRKHLNMVNYEALWQLLLDKE